The Atlantibacter hermannii genomic interval TGAAGGCAAAACCGGTACCATTATCAGCCAGTAACTTTCTGGTGAAAAAACAAGGGGCGCCGAAGCGCCCCTTTTTTATCAGCCGGTTATGCCACGGTCAGCACGTCTTCTGTGGCTTTTACGCCCTGGTGCATTAATGTCATAACCGCTTCCAGCACGCCGCCGCCAATCGCCCTGGCTTTATCAGACACGCTGGTGTAATCCGCCGCCTCGCCGCGCGGATCGATATCGCCGATTTTAAATCCGCCGCTCACCGCCAGCCCGTCATTCAACAGGCCGCGCACCATGCCTGCCAGCGGCGCTTCAATAGGCGTATCGCCAATATGGGCGATAACCTCGCCTTCTTTCACGATATCGCCAAGCTTAACCCGCGCATGCATGATCCCGGCGACCGGCGCACGGATCACCCGGCGGGCGGTATGCCCCATGATATTTCCGGGGATGCCGGTATTTTCCTGCGCGCAGCCCTGGTAAATCACCTGCCCCAGCCAGTGCCCGCGATTGGTCTCAATAACCGCATGGCAGTCTTTGCCTGCCGTAAAACCGGGGCCGAGCGCGAGGGTAATCGGGGCCATGCCGCAATGCGTGCCGGTGTTCTCTTTGGCCAGGATGGCATCCACCACGCACGTCGGTTGAATAGCGATAAGCGAACTGCAACGCGGATCGACAAGGACAGGTATCACGCCGTTGTCGGCCAGGGCAATGGCGTCGCTGGCGGAGTCGGCGCGTCTTGCGGTCACGCCTTCTACCACCATTTCGCCGTCGAACACGGCCTGGGCGAATGCGACGGTTCGGCGGATCACCGTCGGTTTATCCACCTCCAGCATGATCACTTTAAATCCGGCGTGGAACAGACGCAGCGCCACACCCGTTGCAATATCCCCTGCCCCGCGGATCACCACGCGCTGATGATGGGAAGGATGACCGGCCTGGCTCATCAGTCCGCCCGCCGCATGGTTTTTGATTTGCAAAATTTCCGCTAACACGCTGATGGCGATTTCCTGCGGCGTTTCCGCGCCGATGTTATAGCCGACCGGCGCATGAAGCCGGGCGAGTTGCGCCTCCGTCAGCCCGCTTTCGCGCATCTGGCGGATAAATACCTGCGCTTTTCGCCGGCTGGCCAACAGGCCAAGCCAGGCGACAGGCCGCGCAATCAGGAGATCCAGCGCTTCACGATCCTGATTATTGGTGGCGATCAGCACAAAGTTATCAGGCTTGATATCC includes:
- the yqeB gene encoding NAD(P)-binding Rossman fold, yielding MNIFTEAAKLEETNCPFAMAQIIDSRGSTPRHSAQMIIHQDGSIVGTIGGGMVERRVIDEALEAMRERRPRLFHGRMARNGDDAVGSDCGGAMTVYISVHGLRPRLVLIGAGHVNRAIARAAQPLGFEIAVADVYPESLNPDFFPPATQLLHAASFSAAIEALDIKPDNFVLIATNNQDREALDLLIARPVAWLGLLASRRKAQVFIRQMRESGLTEAQLARLHAPVGYNIGAETPQEIAISVLAEILQIKNHAAGGLMSQAGHPSHHQRVVIRGAGDIATGVALRLFHAGFKVIMLEVDKPTVIRRTVAFAQAVFDGEMVVEGVTARRADSASDAIALADNGVIPVLVDPRCSSLIAIQPTCVVDAILAKENTGTHCGMAPITLALGPGFTAGKDCHAVIETNRGHWLGQVIYQGCAQENTGIPGNIMGHTARRVIRAPVAGIMHARVKLGDIVKEGEVIAHIGDTPIEAPLAGMVRGLLNDGLAVSGGFKIGDIDPRGEAADYTSVSDKARAIGGGVLEAVMTLMHQGVKATEDVLTVA